One segment of Streptomyces bathyalis DNA contains the following:
- a CDS encoding CTP synthase → MPPTSRTTKHLFVTGGVASSLGKGLTASSLGALLKARGLRVTMQKLDPYLNVDPGTMNPFQHGEVFVTNDGAETDLDIGHYERFLDVDLDGSANVTTGQIYSSVIAKERRGDYLGDTVQVIPHITNEIKNRIRRLATDDVDVVITEVGGTVGDIESLPFLEAVRQVRHEVGRDNVFVVHISLLPYIGPAGELKTKPTQHSVAALRSIGIQPDGIVLRADRDVPRSIKRKISLMCDVDDSAVIACKDAPSIYDIPKVVHAEGLDAYVVRKLDLPFRDVDWTQWDDLLRRVHDPDHEVTVALVGKYIDLPDAYLSVTEALRAGGFANNARVKVKWVTSEDCRTPEGARRQLGDCDAICIPGGFGERGVEGKLSTITYARENRVPLLGLCLGLQCIVIEAARNLAGIEGADSTEFEQGTAHPVVSTMAEQLDIVAGDGDMGGTMRLGLYPAKLAEGSIVREVYGGEPYVEERHRHRYEVNNAYRGELEKKAGLVFSGTSPDNKLVEYLEYPREVHPYLVATQAHPELRSRPTRPHPLFAGLVAAAVARQQGEG, encoded by the coding sequence TTGCCGCCCACGTCCAGGACGACCAAGCACCTCTTCGTCACGGGGGGTGTGGCCTCCTCACTCGGCAAGGGGCTCACCGCCTCCAGCCTGGGCGCGCTGCTCAAGGCGAGGGGCCTGCGCGTCACGATGCAGAAGCTCGACCCGTATCTGAACGTCGATCCGGGCACCATGAACCCCTTCCAGCACGGCGAGGTGTTCGTCACCAACGACGGAGCCGAGACCGACCTGGACATCGGGCACTACGAGCGCTTCCTCGACGTCGACCTCGACGGATCCGCGAACGTGACCACCGGGCAGATCTACTCCAGCGTCATCGCCAAGGAGCGCCGAGGCGACTACCTGGGCGACACGGTGCAGGTCATCCCGCACATCACCAACGAGATCAAGAACCGCATCCGCCGCCTGGCCACCGACGACGTGGACGTCGTCATCACCGAGGTCGGCGGCACGGTCGGCGACATCGAGTCCCTGCCCTTCCTCGAGGCCGTGCGCCAGGTGCGCCACGAGGTCGGCCGGGACAACGTCTTCGTGGTGCACATCTCGCTGCTTCCCTACATCGGCCCGGCCGGGGAGCTGAAGACCAAGCCGACCCAGCACTCCGTGGCCGCACTGCGCAGCATCGGCATCCAGCCCGACGGGATCGTGCTGCGCGCCGACCGGGACGTGCCCCGCTCCATCAAGCGCAAGATCTCGCTGATGTGCGACGTCGACGACTCCGCCGTCATCGCCTGCAAGGACGCCCCGTCCATCTACGACATCCCGAAGGTCGTGCACGCGGAGGGCCTCGACGCCTACGTCGTGCGCAAGCTGGACCTGCCCTTCCGCGACGTCGACTGGACGCAGTGGGACGACCTGCTGCGCCGCGTCCACGACCCGGACCACGAGGTGACGGTCGCGCTCGTCGGCAAGTACATCGACCTGCCCGACGCCTATCTGTCAGTGACGGAGGCGCTGCGCGCGGGCGGCTTCGCCAACAACGCCCGCGTGAAGGTCAAGTGGGTCACGTCCGAGGACTGCCGAACCCCGGAGGGCGCACGCAGGCAGCTCGGGGACTGCGACGCGATCTGCATTCCGGGCGGCTTCGGTGAGCGCGGAGTCGAGGGCAAGCTCTCGACCATCACCTACGCGCGCGAGAACCGGGTTCCTCTGCTGGGCCTCTGCCTCGGCCTGCAGTGCATCGTCATCGAGGCCGCGCGGAACCTGGCGGGCATCGAGGGCGCCGACTCCACGGAGTTCGAGCAGGGCACGGCACACCCGGTCGTCTCCACCATGGCCGAGCAGCTCGACATCGTCGCCGGCGACGGCGACATGGGCGGCACCATGCGGCTCGGCCTCTACCCCGCGAAGCTCGCGGAGGGCTCCATCGTGCGTGAGGTGTACGGCGGCGAGCCGTACGTCGAGGAACGCCACCGCCACCGTTACGAGGTCAACAACGCCTACCGCGGCGAACTGGAGAAAAAGGCCGGCCTGGTCTTCTCCGGCACCTCACCGGACAACAAGCTGGTGGAGTACCTGGAATACCCCCGCGAGGTGCACCCGTACCTGGTCGCCACGCAGGCCCACCCCGAGCTGCGTTCGCGGCCGACGCGCCCGCACCCGCTCTTCGCCGGACTGGTCGCGGCCGCCGTGGCACGGCAGCAGGGCGAGGGCTGA
- a CDS encoding NUDIX domain-containing protein, producing the protein MTEDTLPVQSGKQIADAPEAWEVTSTALPFEGKKTGVRTDDVVMPDGSVVRRDYQVHPGSVAVLALDDEDRVLVLSQYRHPVREKLWEIPAGLLDVPGENPLHAARRELYEEAHVKAEDWRVLADVYTTPGGSDEAVRIFLAREIGAADGERYEVSEEEADMELARVPVADLVRGVLAGELHNNCLVVGVLALTAARSGPGLESLRPADAPWPARPFEN; encoded by the coding sequence ATGACGGAGGACACGCTGCCGGTGCAGTCCGGAAAGCAGATCGCAGACGCTCCCGAGGCATGGGAGGTCACCTCGACCGCGCTGCCCTTCGAGGGCAAGAAGACCGGCGTGCGCACCGACGACGTCGTCATGCCCGACGGCTCCGTCGTCCGCCGCGACTACCAGGTGCACCCCGGTTCCGTCGCCGTGCTCGCCCTCGACGACGAGGACCGGGTGCTGGTGCTGAGCCAGTACAGGCACCCGGTGCGGGAGAAGCTGTGGGAGATCCCGGCCGGGCTCCTCGACGTCCCCGGTGAGAACCCCCTGCACGCGGCACGGCGCGAGCTGTACGAGGAGGCGCACGTCAAGGCGGAGGACTGGCGGGTGCTTGCCGACGTCTACACGACCCCCGGCGGCTCCGACGAGGCCGTGCGCATCTTCCTCGCGCGTGAGATCGGCGCCGCCGACGGCGAACGCTACGAGGTCTCCGAGGAGGAGGCCGACATGGAGCTGGCGCGCGTGCCCGTGGCCGATCTCGTACGCGGCGTGCTGGCGGGGGAGTTGCACAACAACTGCCTCGTGGTCGGCGTTCTGGCGCTCACCGCCGCCCGTTCCGGTCCCGGCCTGGAATCGCTGCGCCCGGCCGACGCGCCGTGGCCCGCCCGCCCGTTCGAGAACTAG
- a CDS encoding HelD family protein produces MRTDGNVARQVALERGAVDLMYQRLDELAAQAHAARRKALATETESAEDLYARDVEIARLTRAIAELRAGERALCFGRVDASGGDSVYIGRKGLRGEEDGAVLLVDWRAEAARPFYTATAASPMGVRRRRHLRLDDRRVVAVTDEILDGSTPTDADVIGDGPLLEALGQARTGRMREAVATLQAEQDTIVRSPHQGVTVVQGGPGTGKTIVALHRAAYVLYAHPRVAKQGVLLFGPNRRFLDYICDVLPSLGENDAQLATVADLVGLAPDAGEPDAAARTKGRAEMAAALAGWVRERQPHGVPLAVRIGLDTVTLRPETVDRARREAFQGATGHNRARGVFKESVVDELVELLEKQTEQSLEDIDADVASVLGIDLDKAVAHDLRALGLDGSPAAAGAPGFDPDRVRAALLDDAALDAAIETVWPRLHATDALRQFLAERAAAGGFPTAEEAAPPAPRSRESGLTRADLVLLDEARSLIDGPPEAVFGHIVVDEGQELTEMEWRMIMRRCPSRSMTVVGDFAQAGSATTIPSWSAALAPFVGTRFTRHTLTVNYRSTAEILAVASPLLERIAPDQDPSRSIRHGDPPRTFEVADAELPDAVRRHVLELAAQFPDELIGVVGADGRTAALAAALEGTGASVVPAREVRGLEFDTVLVIDPPAMETGRATGTRDLYVAVTRANKRLFLYRPPAG; encoded by the coding sequence ATGCGGACGGACGGCAACGTGGCACGGCAGGTCGCGCTCGAACGCGGCGCTGTCGACCTGATGTACCAGCGCCTGGACGAATTGGCCGCGCAGGCACACGCTGCGCGCCGGAAGGCGCTCGCTACCGAGACCGAGAGCGCGGAGGATCTGTATGCCCGCGATGTCGAGATCGCGCGACTGACCCGCGCCATCGCCGAGTTGCGCGCCGGGGAGCGGGCGCTTTGCTTCGGCCGGGTCGATGCGTCCGGGGGCGACTCGGTGTACATCGGCCGCAAAGGCCTGCGCGGAGAGGAGGACGGCGCAGTGCTGCTGGTCGACTGGCGGGCGGAGGCCGCTCGCCCGTTCTACACAGCGACCGCCGCATCTCCGATGGGCGTACGCCGACGCCGTCACCTGCGCCTGGACGACCGACGAGTCGTCGCGGTCACCGACGAGATCCTCGACGGATCCACGCCCACCGACGCCGACGTCATCGGGGACGGCCCCCTTCTCGAAGCGCTCGGGCAGGCGCGAACGGGCCGGATGCGTGAGGCCGTTGCAACGCTCCAGGCCGAGCAGGACACCATCGTGCGCTCGCCCCATCAGGGAGTGACCGTTGTGCAGGGCGGGCCCGGCACCGGCAAGACGATCGTCGCACTGCACCGTGCCGCCTACGTTCTCTACGCGCACCCCCGCGTCGCGAAGCAGGGTGTTCTCCTGTTCGGTCCGAACCGCCGGTTCCTCGACTACATCTGCGACGTGCTGCCCTCGCTGGGCGAGAACGACGCTCAACTCGCCACCGTGGCGGACCTGGTGGGGCTCGCACCGGACGCCGGCGAACCCGACGCGGCCGCGCGGACGAAGGGCCGGGCAGAGATGGCGGCGGCGCTCGCCGGGTGGGTGCGCGAACGGCAGCCGCACGGCGTCCCGCTGGCGGTGCGGATCGGGCTCGACACCGTCACGCTGCGCCCGGAGACGGTCGACCGCGCCCGGCGGGAGGCGTTCCAGGGCGCCACCGGGCACAACCGCGCCCGCGGGGTCTTCAAGGAGAGCGTCGTCGACGAGCTCGTGGAGCTGCTGGAGAAGCAGACGGAGCAGAGCCTCGAGGACATCGACGCGGACGTGGCGTCCGTTCTGGGCATCGACCTCGACAAGGCCGTGGCCCACGATCTGCGCGCCCTCGGTCTCGACGGTTCCCCCGCCGCCGCGGGTGCTCCCGGGTTCGACCCCGACCGGGTTCGTGCCGCGCTCCTCGATGACGCCGCGCTCGACGCGGCGATCGAGACCGTGTGGCCGCGGCTGCACGCCACGGACGCCCTGCGGCAGTTCCTCGCCGAACGTGCCGCGGCCGGCGGCTTCCCCACCGCCGAGGAGGCGGCACCGCCGGCGCCCCGCAGCCGGGAGAGCGGCCTCACCCGTGCCGACCTCGTGCTGCTCGACGAGGCGCGCAGCCTCATCGACGGGCCGCCGGAAGCGGTCTTCGGCCACATAGTCGTCGATGAGGGGCAGGAGCTGACCGAGATGGAGTGGCGGATGATCATGCGCCGCTGCCCGTCGCGATCGATGACGGTGGTGGGCGACTTCGCCCAGGCCGGGTCGGCCACGACGATCCCGTCCTGGTCGGCGGCGCTGGCCCCCTTCGTCGGGACGCGCTTCACCCGGCACACCTTGACCGTCAACTACCGCAGCACCGCCGAGATCCTCGCGGTGGCTTCCCCGCTGCTCGAGCGGATCGCGCCGGACCAGGACCCGTCACGTTCGATCCGCCACGGAGACCCGCCCCGGACCTTCGAGGTCGCCGACGCCGAACTCCCCGACGCCGTCCGGCGTCACGTTCTCGAACTGGCCGCGCAGTTCCCGGACGAACTCATCGGGGTCGTCGGCGCCGACGGGCGAACGGCGGCGCTGGCAGCCGCACTCGAAGGGACGGGGGCGAGCGTGGTTCCGGCGCGGGAGGTCCGCGGCCTGGAGTTCGACACCGTTCTGGTCATCGACCCGCCGGCGATGGAGACCGGCCGCGCCACCGGCACGCGTGATCTGTACGTGGCCGTCACGCGCGCCAACAAACGCCTGTTCCTGTACCGGCCCCCGGCCGGTTGA